A genomic window from Rhea pennata isolate bPtePen1 chromosome 12, bPtePen1.pri, whole genome shotgun sequence includes:
- the CAV3 gene encoding caveolin-3, which translates to MAEERSDPAERIIPKDPHTKEIDLVERDPRRVNEDVVKVDFEDVIAEPAGTHSFDGVWKTSYTSFTVSKYWCYRLLSAVLGIPLAVLWGFLFALISFCHIWAVVPCIKSYLIEIQCVGRIYSLCIRTFCDPLCEALARVCGSVRVSLRREP; encoded by the exons ATGGCTGAGGAGCGCAGCGACCCGGCCGAGCGGATCATCCCCAAGGACCCGCACACCAAGGAGATCGACCTGGTGGAGCGCGACCCGAGGCGCGTCAACGAGGACGTGGTGAAG GTGGACTTCGAGGACGTCATCGCTGAGCCGGCAGGAACGCACAGCTTCGACGGCGTCTGGAAGACCAGCTACACCAGCTTCACCGTCAGCAAGTACTGGTGCTACCGGCTGCTCTCGGCCGTCCTGGGCATCCCCCTGGCCGTGCTCTGGGGCTTCCTCTTCGCCCTCATCTCCTTCTGCCACATCTGGGCCGTGGTGCCCTGCATCAAGAGCTACCTGATCGAGATCCAGTGCGTGGGCAGGATCTACTCCCTCTGCATCCGCACCTTCTGCGACCCGCTGTGCGAGGCGCTCGCCAGGGTCTGCGGCAGCGTGCGGGTCTCCCTCCGCAGGGAGCCCTAG